Within the Catalinimonas niigatensis genome, the region GCTATTGGAGTAGCCAAAGCCTGCAATTATGTAGGCGCAGGTACCATAGAGTTTGTCATGGGACAGGATCTGCAATTTTATTTTCTGGAAATGAATACCCGGTTGCAGGTAGAGCATCCTGTTACAGAGATGATTACCGGAATTGACCTGGTTAAGCAGCAGCTTAAAATAGCAGAGGGAGAAAAGCTTTCTTTCCGTCAGGAAGATCTCCATATTCACGGGCATGCGATTGAGGTAAGGGTATATGCGGAAGATCCCGCAAATAATTTCCTTCCCGATACTGGCAAACTACAAACTTATCGTCGTCCGCAAGGACCAGGTATCAGAGTGGACGATGGTTTTGAGGAGGGCATGCAAATACCAGTGTATTATGACCCTATGATTGCCAAATTAATCGTACATGCTGAAGACCGCGAGGCGGCCATTCGGAGAATGCTAAGAGCTATTCATGAATATGAAATTAGTGGCGTGGAAACTACTCTGGACTTTTGCCGCTTTGTCATGCAACATGAAGCTTTTACCTCCGGGCATTTTGATACCAAATTTGTAGAGCAATTCTTTACTCCTAAAAGCCTCTCTGATAATAACAAAAATGAGCATCCACAAAAAGTAGCTGCTTTCATCGCTGCGCATTTGTATCAGCAGCAGCAACAAAAACCTTCCCAACACACCGCAGTTTCTGACTCAAGCCAGCAGCGTATGTGGAAACAAAGAAAGTTTTTGTAAAACCTTTTCTGTTTACTTTTGTAATTTTTATATGGCAATCATCCGTCCTCTTAGAGCTTGGAGATATAATGACAACCTTACTCAAAATATAGGAGAGCAACTATCCCCACCTTTTGATGTAGTTTCGCCCAATCAAAAAAAAGCCCTTTATCGCAATCCTTTCAATAGCATTCATCTTTCAGTGCCATCGGGTGAGCATCCGGCAGAGCAAGCTGCTGAAATATTAAAACAGTGGAAAGAAAAAGAAATCATCCTTCAGGATGATGTTCCTGGAATGTATGTCTACTATCAATATTTTAGATTGCCTGGGGAGGCAAAAGAATACTGTAGGAAGGGATTTATCTGCATGATTGAAGCCTCTTTCTGGGAAGAAAAAGTTGTGCTCAGGCATGAGGATACCATTCCTGGTTCAGTAAATGAGAGAATTCAGTTGCTGGAAGCTACTCAGTTCAATGCCAGTCCTACGCATGGTTTATATACCGATAGTGAGCATCAGCTTGAAGGATTGATGGATCAGAGTATGGAAAATCCTATTTATCAGTCAGAAGATTATCAGGGGGTACGCGATGTATTGAGTGTCATTCGTGCTGAAGTTGTGATTCGGCAGTTTGTGGATTTACTTGCGGATAAACAAATTATTCTGGCTGATGGTCATCATCGCTATGAAAGTTCGCTGGCTTATCGCAAGAAGAGCATACAATCAAATCCTCATCATCAGGGAAATGAAGGATATAATTTCCACCTGATGTACCTCAGCAATACGGAGTCAGAAGACTTAAAGGTATTGCCTACACATCGGCTGATTACTCAGATGCCTGAACTAAATGTAGCTCATTTGCTGAAATTATGCGCTCAATACTTTGTAATCAAATCTCAGGAGAATAGCTGTGACATTCAGGAAGTTATTGCCGGTAAGCCCTGGACTTTTGGCTTATTATTGAATGATGAGTGTTATAAGCTTCAACTTAGACCTGAAGTACATAATCAGTTGGATTGGCCGATCAATACTACCGTGAAACAGCTTGACATTATTATACTGCATTATTTCTTTCTGGAAAAAGTGCTGGGCATTAAGCGACAGGAGCAACGGAGTTCTAAGCATATTGATTACGAACGTAGCTTTGCAAATTGCTTATACAAAGTTATGAAACAGGAAGCCCAAATAGCATTAATCACCAATGGTGTTAATATAGAGCAGATTAAGGAAATTTGTTATGGAGGACATTTGCTTCCTCAAAAATCTACTTACTTTTATCCTAAAGCAATCTGTGGATTTTTGTTTGGTTCAATCAATGAAAATGAATTTTAAATTAATACTGGCATCTAATTCTCCTCGCAGACAGCAACTACTCAAGGAACTTGAATTGGATTTTCAGGTACGCACGATTGAGGTAGATGAGCAATATCCTGATGATCTTGCAGCAGATAAAGTAGCAGAGTACTTGGCAATTAAGAAAGGAAAAGCTTACCAAATGGTAATGAAGCAGGACGAGCTCATCATTACTGCTGATACTACAGTAGTGATTGGTCCTACTGTTCTTAATAAACCTGCCGATGCAGAAGAGGCTTATAAAATGTTGAGACAACTCTCTGGCACTATCCATCAGGTAATCACCGGGGTCTGTATTACTTTGCCTGATCAACAGCAAAGCTTTAGAGAGCTTACAAAAGTTACTTTCAGGGAATTAGAGGATAAGGAGATAAAACACTATGTCAACCATTACCATCCATTTGACAAAGCTGGCGCATATGCCATTCAGGAATGGATAGGCATGGTTGGCATAGAACATATTGATGGTTCTTACTTCAATGTGGTTGGTTTACCGGTAGAAAAGCTATATAGTAGGCTCAAAGAAATTAATAAAGCAATGGGTTCTCATTGATTAATTTACTACTCATTAATTATTGTGCAATTTATAAGTACGCTTCGGTTTGAAATCTTTTACATACTTATCAAAGTTATCTACCGCTTTGAGCCAACCATCATAGTAACTACGGTATACTGTACCTTTCTCTTCGTAAATTGAGACTCCTGTTTTCTCGGTTTTCATAGTGCTAAAATTTTAGAGTTCAAGCTACCCCATCAGCAAATGTAAATATGCTAACGTTTATTTGTGAAATTTATTTATGTTGCAACGTAAACAATAAAACATTGTTACTCTCACAATAGATAAATACAAAAAAGATCTCTTTAAATCTGAAACTTGCTGTCTTTTAGGCTTAACATGAGCAGCATTTCTCTATAAAACCTAAGAAAAAATCATACCACTTATTACGTATGTAGCAATCCCTTAAAAAAATATTTTATTGTGGGATTCCCACACTTACGAGAATAAGAAAAGAATAAGGGAGTTAAATTTATGATCAAAAATAAAGTAAATACATCAAAATGACGTAAACATCATGATTATGATAAAGTATATTTACTCAATATCAACTTGCTTTCTGTTAACCAAACGATAGTCAGCTAACTGGATCAGAGCAAACATAAAGAGACCAAAAAGTATGATCCATCGAACTTGCAATATCCATTCAAAAAATATCTTGGCTGCTGGTTGCTGATAAAAGAGTAGAAAAAACACAGACACACAAACTGCAACAAAAATACTTACAAAGGTAAACAGCCAGTATCGTCTCACTTGTCTTTGTACATCTGTGTTAAGTGCTTCCCGAACTACCTGATTGGCAAAACTCATGGATAAACCTTCTGAAGGCTCTTCTTTTAATGCTTCAAAAAGAAGTTGATACATTTTGGCATCGCTTGAATCCATATAAGCTAAATCCTGATCTTGCGTTTCAAGTAGCTTCTGAATTTCTTCATCTGTTAGCTTTTTCATAAGAGTTCTTCTTTTTTAAACATCATTTCCAACTTCTCTTTCAATAGTTTCCGGGCCCTGAAAAGATAATTTTTAACTGTTCCTTCCGGCATTTCACTTATTTCTCCTATTTCTGCATATGACATCTCTTCCAGATGATAGAGCGTAAGGACCGTCCTGTACTGAATAGGGAGTTGCCTGATCATTTGATGTATATGTTGATGAATATGCTGCCGATCTATACGATAATCAGCATTCAAATGTATATCATCTAAGCTAAACGATACCTCATCCAGATCTGTTTCCTGATATTTTTTATGCTTTCTTAGGTGATTGATCGTTGTCCGGTATGCTATACTGGCGATCCAGGTAGAAAGCTGCGACTGAAACTTAAATTTGGGGAGATTCCTATATACCTTAAGAAAAATTTCCTGACACAAATCTTCCCGATCTTCTTTCCTATCCACCAGCCGGTTGACCATATGAAAGACCAGTTTTTCATAAGCTTTAACAAGCTCACGAAAAGCAGTATGGTCTCCCTCAAGTATCCTTCTGACTAATGTATGATCATCCTTCATTGGCCTATGAGACAGCAATGTTTTATAAATGTTGCAAATTTTTTTTCAAATTCACTGCAACCTATTTTAAAGAGTGCTGTCTAACGGAGCAGAAACAACAAAAAACAAATTATCATGGAATACATTGGACCCGCAATTATTATTGGAACCATCTTCTTCGGAATTGTAAGTATTATCAAAACCATCAGTGAACATTTTTTGAGGCGAAAAATGATTGATAATAATAACCTGGATGAACAAACAGTGCATGCCCTCAAGTTAGAAAATAATCCTTATGCTTCTCTCAAATGGGGTATGGTCGCTTTTTTTGGAGGCATGGGTTTAATCTTATTGGAATTCATTCCTTATGAGTACGACTCTCCTCTTCCTTTTGGAATTGAAGCGGTAATGATTTCTTTAGGTTTTCTTGTCTATTATTTCTTCGTACAAAAGAAGTTAGAACGCGTTTAACTCCTCCTCCAGGCTATTATTACATATTTACAGCATAATAGCCTGCTTTTCCTTTACAAATTTTTTGTCAAAAGCTTGCATGTAAACTATAAAACCCACTACTTTGTAATACATTGTACCTAGCATTAGTTAGTACTTTAGAAATTTAGTTTTACTGAGTGCAACCATCTTGAAAAAAAATGCATCCTGTAGAAGTAGACCAAACTTTTTAAATTTTAATGTCATGAAAGAGCCTGCATTAATAAATGTGAGAATTCAACCCAAAGGAAAATTATCACAACTTTGTCTGGACAAAGGCCTGACTTATTTGCAGGATGTGATTTCTTATCTCAGAGATTTGCCTTATGGACGCACCTCTGATAAGAGAAAACTGGAACTGGTGCTAACAGAAGGTAGAGGTACTTGTACTGTTAAACACGCATTGATAGTACAATTGGCCTTTGAAAATGGAATCAGAGGGTTGCACCTTGCATTATGTACTTACAATATGACAGAGACATACCATGCCGAAATACACCCTATACTAAAATACTATGGCTTGAAAGCCATTCCTGAAGCTCGCTGTTTTATCAAATATCATAACTCTATTTATAACCTGGCAGGCCGACATCAGGCCTTCAGACCTGAGATTATCTCTGAAATTGAGATTGCTCCTTTACAAATAGGTAGCTTCAAAAAAAGATACCATAAGAACTATATTGAAAGCTGGTTGCAACTTGAGCGTCTCCATAAGCACTGGAGCCCTGACCAGATATGGAGTATACGTGAAGAGTGCATAGAGGCGGCAGAAGAAAATTGGGAAAGTTGTCCGCAGCTACTCTGCTGCGCATAACATACCCCCCCAAAATAGCCTGTCAATAATATACAAAGACTGACAAACAGGCAACATGTAAGTTTTCACGCTAAAAAAATCGGTTTTGGCATCCCTTTTGTTCCAAAAACATCTATCAAAGGATTGAGGGGATGAAAAACAACCAAGACCAGTCTGCGGTAGGCAGGCATGCTACTTTTATAAGTAGTATCATACATCTCTTATAGCCTTGACTTCTTTTTTGATACATCAGAGTCAGGGCTTTTTTTATTTCTCCTGCCTACTCCAAAATTATTTTTGAAAGCTTAACACGATTCAATGGCTTGGTAATATATTCGTAAATACAGCGATAGCTCAATGCCTTCTCCTTATCAGCTTCACTTATCGAACTACTTAGCATGTAAACCCGCGTACTGCTATGCTTATTCCAGAACTTATGCTCGTATCTTTCCAGAAACTCATAACCGTCCATTTCGGGCATATTGATATCTACAAAGATAAGATCAGGGTAAGACTGGGTTTCTTCTGCCTTCTGTAAATATTCCAGGGCATTCCAGCCACTGTCTTTGATTTCATATTCATGCACAAAGTCAGTCCTGCTCAAAATAGCATCTACTGTAAAGTTGTTGATTTCATCATCGTCTATAACCAGTACTCGTGTCATATACAGTTTGGATAGATATTAGGCTTATCTAAGGCTTTAATTTCTTTAATAACCCATTATATTAGTAGATATTCCTATAACAGAAATATGAATATAATGTATTCAAAAATCAATACCTCTAAATATGTAAAAAAGTGATCAAAGGAAGATCCATTTTTTGAAGTATTGTAAACCACTAACTTAAGAGGATTCATTGTAATTTGTACTATTTGTTAGATAAAAAATTGCTTTTGGTAAGCATATTTAAAAAATACATGCCTAATTTTTATTAAAAAAAATCAAAGCCAGTTTTTTGTGAAATGATCCCTGCCAAATCCCACTTTTATTGGAATATAATACATTTTGTATAAGCTTGTAAAATTAATGCAATAGAACTGATTTAAATTTATGAGAAAAATAATCATCATTAGCATAAGCATCATCATAGGGATGATTGGTGCATGTACAAAAGCAACAAATGACATGGAGGTAAAACGAATATTGGATACCAAAGCTTTATTAGGTGAAGGGCCTATCTGGAATTATGAAACACAGCAACTTTACTGGGTAGATATCGAGAAAAGACAACTCCACCTCTATACTCCTGAAGTCAATGAAGATACTTTTTTTGATACTGGCGAACGTATTGGTACAGTAGTGCCCATAGAAAGTGGAGGCGCGTTGGTAGCTTTAGAAAATGGTATCCATAGTATGGACCTTACCGATGGAAGTCTGACACTGATTACCAATCCTTTAGAAGA harbors:
- a CDS encoding DUF1015 domain-containing protein: MAIIRPLRAWRYNDNLTQNIGEQLSPPFDVVSPNQKKALYRNPFNSIHLSVPSGEHPAEQAAEILKQWKEKEIILQDDVPGMYVYYQYFRLPGEAKEYCRKGFICMIEASFWEEKVVLRHEDTIPGSVNERIQLLEATQFNASPTHGLYTDSEHQLEGLMDQSMENPIYQSEDYQGVRDVLSVIRAEVVIRQFVDLLADKQIILADGHHRYESSLAYRKKSIQSNPHHQGNEGYNFHLMYLSNTESEDLKVLPTHRLITQMPELNVAHLLKLCAQYFVIKSQENSCDIQEVIAGKPWTFGLLLNDECYKLQLRPEVHNQLDWPINTTVKQLDIIILHYFFLEKVLGIKRQEQRSSKHIDYERSFANCLYKVMKQEAQIALITNGVNIEQIKEICYGGHLLPQKSTYFYPKAICGFLFGSINENEF
- a CDS encoding Maf family nucleotide pyrophosphatase gives rise to the protein MNFKLILASNSPRRQQLLKELELDFQVRTIEVDEQYPDDLAADKVAEYLAIKKGKAYQMVMKQDELIITADTTVVIGPTVLNKPADAEEAYKMLRQLSGTIHQVITGVCITLPDQQQSFRELTKVTFRELEDKEIKHYVNHYHPFDKAGAYAIQEWIGMVGIEHIDGSYFNVVGLPVEKLYSRLKEINKAMGSH
- a CDS encoding RNA polymerase sigma factor is translated as MKDDHTLVRRILEGDHTAFRELVKAYEKLVFHMVNRLVDRKEDREDLCQEIFLKVYRNLPKFKFQSQLSTWIASIAYRTTINHLRKHKKYQETDLDEVSFSLDDIHLNADYRIDRQHIHQHIHQMIRQLPIQYRTVLTLYHLEEMSYAEIGEISEMPEGTVKNYLFRARKLLKEKLEMMFKKEELL
- a CDS encoding DUF6249 domain-containing protein, translating into MEYIGPAIIIGTIFFGIVSIIKTISEHFLRRKMIDNNNLDEQTVHALKLENNPYASLKWGMVAFFGGMGLILLEFIPYEYDSPLPFGIEAVMISLGFLVYYFFVQKKLERV
- a CDS encoding response regulator, producing MTRVLVIDDDEINNFTVDAILSRTDFVHEYEIKDSGWNALEYLQKAEETQSYPDLIFVDINMPEMDGYEFLERYEHKFWNKHSSTRVYMLSSSISEADKEKALSYRCIYEYITKPLNRVKLSKIILE